The Eptesicus fuscus isolate TK198812 chromosome 17, DD_ASM_mEF_20220401, whole genome shotgun sequence genome has a window encoding:
- the CH25H gene encoding cholesterol 25-hydroxylase: protein MSSHNSSRLHAAAGCSSGQMFLQPVWDRLRTREALTQSPFFPVIFSITTYVSFCLPFAVLDLLCPWVPALRRCKIQPHSAPTARQLLSCLGRTLYQHLVFVFPLTLLHWARGPALLPPDAPGLPQLLGHVALCLLLFDAEFFAWHVLHHRVPWLYRTFHKVHHQNAPSFALATQYVSVWELFSLGFFDMVNIALLQCHPLTVLVFHTVNIWLSVEDHSGYDFPWSTHRLVPFGWYGGVVHHDLHHSHFNYNFAPYFTHWDRLLGTLRHPHAQ from the coding sequence ATGAGCAGCCACAACTCCTCCCGGCTCCACGCCGCCGCCGGGTGCAGCTCCGGCCAGATGTTCCTGCAGCCCGTCTGGGACCGCCTGCGGACCCGGGAGGCCCTCACCCAGTCGCCCTTCTTCCCGGTCATCTTCTCCATCACCACCTACGTGAGCTTCTGCCTGCCCTTCGCGGTGCTGGACCTCCTGTGCCCCTGGGTGCCCGCGCTGCGGCGCTGCAAGATCCAGCCGCACAGCGCGCCGACGGCGCGGCAGCTGCTGTCCTGCCTGGGGCGGACGCTCTACCAGCACCTGGTGTTCGTGTTCCCGCTGACGCTGCTGCACTGGGCCCGCGGCCCGGCCCTCCTGCCCCCCGACGCCCCCGGGCTGCCCCAGCTGCTGGGCCACGTCGCGCTCTGCCTGCTGCTCTTCGACGCCGAGTTCTTCGCGTGGCACGTGCTGCACCACCGGGTGCCCTGGCTGTACCGGACCTTCCACAAGGTGCACCACCAGAACGCGCCCTCCTTCGCGCTGGCCACGCAGTACGTGAGCGTCTGGGAGCTGTTCTCCCTGGGCTTCTTCGACATGGTGAACATCGCGCTGCTCCAGTGCCACCCGCTCACCGTCCTGGTCTTCCACACCGTCAACATCTGGCTGTCGGTGGAGGACCACTCGGGCTACGACTTCCCCTGGTCCACGCACAGGCTGGTGCCGTTCGGCTGGTACGGGGGCGTGGTGCACCACGACTTGCATCACTCTCACTTTAACTACAACTTCGCCCCGTACTTCACTCACTGGGACAGACTATTGGGGACCCTGCGGCACCCTCACGCCCAGTAG